CCAGCTCAGCAGGGTCCACGCGTTCTGCATCGGTCAGGAACCGTCCGCGCCGGGCACGGGCGGCTCGCACCGGCGGCGGTTCGCGCCGCCGGGCGATAGGATGGCCGCAGCGGGTGCGTCAGCCGCCATAGACGTCGAAGTCGAAATACTTCTCGTTGATCGCCTTGTACTTGCCGTTGGCGCGGATGGCGTCGATGGCGGCGTTGAACTTGGCGGCCAGGTCGGACTCGCCCTTGCGCACCGCGATGCCTGCCCCCTTGCCGTGGATCGCTTCCACGGGCGTGATCGTTCCGGCGATCTTGCAGCACTCGCCTTCCGGCGTCGCGAGCCATTCGGAGATGACGACGATGTCGTCGTTGACGGCGTCGAGCCGTCCGTTCGCCAGATCGAGCTGATACTCCTGCGCGGTCGGGTAGGCCCGGATCTCGCTGTCCGTGTAGGTGGCCTCCGAATAGTTGAAATGCGTGGTCGAGCCCTGCACGCCGATGGTCTTGCCGGCGAGGTCGTCCTTCGTCACACCCGCGATCTCGCTGTCCTTCGGCACCGCGATCGCGGGCGGCGTGTTGTAGTACTTGTTTGTGAAGTCGACCTTCTCGGC
The nucleotide sequence above comes from Aquibium microcysteis. Encoded proteins:
- a CDS encoding ABC transporter substrate-binding protein codes for the protein MKIHKRLALALSAAALALSVGAADAQERMKLKIGTEGAYPPFNNLTSDGKLEGFDIDIARALCEEMQADCEFVTQDWDGIIPALQAGKFDAIIASMSITPERAEKVDFTNKYYNTPPAIAVPKDSEIAGVTKDDLAGKTIGVQGSTTHFNYSEATYTDSEIRAYPTAQEYQLDLANGRLDAVNDDIVVISEWLATPEGECCKIAGTITPVEAIHGKGAGIAVRKGESDLAAKFNAAIDAIRANGKYKAINEKYFDFDVYGG